From the genome of Betaproteobacteria bacterium, one region includes:
- a CDS encoding 4-carboxymuconolactone decarboxylase, translating into MDDRDMYQKGLSIRQEMFGADVVARRMAAAGEFGAPLQKLINQYAYGEVWGREAIPRKMRSLLALAMTCALNRPNELRIHLRGALKNGCSTDEIREVLLQVAIYCGIPASLEAHNMATEIFAEEAGTATKVDY; encoded by the coding sequence ATGGACGATCGCGACATGTATCAGAAAGGTTTGAGCATTCGCCAGGAGATGTTCGGTGCCGACGTCGTTGCGCGCCGCATGGCAGCCGCCGGTGAGTTCGGTGCGCCGCTGCAGAAGCTCATCAACCAATATGCGTACGGTGAGGTCTGGGGCCGCGAAGCGATTCCACGCAAGATGCGCAGCCTCCTTGCACTCGCCATGACTTGCGCGCTGAATCGTCCCAACGAGTTGCGCATCCATTTGCGCGGCGCTCTGAAAAACGGCTGCAGCACCGACGAGATCCGGGAAGTGTTGCTGCAAGTGGCGATCTACTGTGGCATTCCCGCCTCGCTCGAAGCGCACAACATGGCCACGGAGATCTTTGCCGAGGAAGCCGGCACCGCCACGAAGGTCGACTATTGA